In Oryza sativa Japonica Group chromosome 2, ASM3414082v1, the following are encoded in one genomic region:
- the LOC4329107 gene encoding protein DEHYDRATION-INDUCED 19 homolog 4 — MDSDHWISRLMAAKRQYALQRAQNHHHATATATATAASHSHLDRYGYDDVEPEDEVRPDFPCPYCYEDHDITSLCAHLEDEHPFESKVVACPVCSARISKDLLDHITLQHSYLFRLQRHHRLRRVAVPSNHALSLGGRDLQETYLKVLLGNSSRSSGTNAASSVTDSLLSSLVLNLSSSEAEDTAKFSALAVVENNWFKRTLPSKTWKASSDSNLSQEERERRRRRAAVRSSFVQHLLVSTLFDD, encoded by the exons ATGGATTCCGACCACTGGATCTCCCGCCTCATGGCCGCCAAGCGCCAGTACGCGCTGCAGCGCGCCCAGAATCACCaccacgccaccgccaccgccaccgccaccgccgcgtcgcaCTCCCACCTCG ATCGGTATGGGTACGATGATGTTGAGCCAGAGGACGAGGTACGGCCAGACTTCCCATGTCCTTACTGCTATGAAGATCATGACATTACATCTCTTTGTGCCCATTTAGAGGATGAGCACCCCTTTGAGTCTAAAGTTGTG GCTTGCCCGGTTTGCTCGGCTAGGATTTCAAAGGACTTATTGGATCACATAACCCTTCAGCACAGCTACCTGTTTAGA CTGCAGAGACATCACAGATTACGCAGAGTTGCTGTTCCTAGCAACCATGCTCTCTCCCTTGGAGGGAGAGATCTACAGGAGACCTACTTAAAGGTTCTTCTTGGAAACAGTAGTCGAAGCAGTGGTACCAATGCAGCAAGTTCAGTCACTGATTCACTACTATCTTCACTTGTTTTAAATTTATCTTCATCCGAAGCCGAAGATACAGCGAAATTTTCTGCTCTAGCTGTGGTAGAAAATAATTGGTTTAAAAGAACACTGCCTTCAAAGACTTGGAAGGCAAG CTCTGATTCTAATCTTAGTCAGGAAGAAAGGGAGAGAAGGCGGAGGCGAGCTGCAGTGAGATCATCTTTTGTACAGCACCTGCTTGTCTCTACCCTTTTTGATGACtag